One window of Gilliamella sp. B3022 genomic DNA carries:
- a CDS encoding ABC transporter permease subunit, translated as MIIYIFKKIVTFLFIICVLTQISFCLVYFAPHSILNSNNLSFVDAYSAFFKQLLQGQFRLLSGETVPFFHTLLATFELCILALVVALVIGLPLGIFLGLSNINWLNNTIRLGSLFLYSCPKVMFVVIVMHWLSPTWSISMNFDVSPSVTGTSLLEILVASKTMKLQALLVHLHHLLLPIIILAIQPSIMTIQLVSQSVKSTSRQNYIKIAIIRERSPFKILRRHLLPNSIPATIPQLTYNTTTLLFSTMVIEILFNRVGLGQWVMIAYHHHNYSIIAIAILACGTVISLLTLLGEISSVAIYPLRHKVNYV; from the coding sequence ATGATTATCTATATTTTCAAAAAAATAGTAACGTTTTTATTTATTATCTGCGTATTAACTCAGATTAGTTTCTGTTTAGTCTATTTTGCTCCACATTCAATACTTAACTCTAATAATTTGAGTTTTGTTGATGCATATAGTGCTTTTTTTAAGCAATTACTACAAGGTCAATTTAGATTATTATCAGGTGAAACCGTACCATTTTTTCACACTTTATTAGCGACTTTCGAACTTTGTATACTAGCTTTAGTGGTTGCTCTAGTCATTGGACTGCCATTGGGAATTTTTCTTGGTTTGAGTAATATTAATTGGCTTAATAATACTATTCGCTTAGGATCTTTATTTCTGTATTCTTGTCCTAAAGTTATGTTTGTTGTTATTGTGATGCATTGGTTATCGCCTACTTGGTCGATATCAATGAATTTTGATGTGTCGCCGTCAGTAACGGGCACATCGTTACTCGAAATTCTTGTTGCATCAAAAACAATGAAATTACAAGCACTTCTTGTACATCTGCATCATTTGCTTTTGCCTATTATTATTTTAGCCATTCAACCAAGTATTATGACAATACAATTAGTGAGTCAATCGGTAAAAAGTACCTCACGTCAAAACTATATTAAAATAGCGATTATTCGTGAACGATCCCCATTTAAAATTTTACGCCGTCATTTGTTACCTAATTCTATTCCTGCAACGATTCCACAGTTAACATACAATACGACAACACTGCTGTTTTCGACAATGGTAATAGAAATTTTATTTAATCGTGTTGGTCTAGGGCAATGGGTGATGATTGCTTATCACCATCATAATTATTCCATTATAGCTATTGCAATTTTGGCATGTGGTACGGTCATTAGTCTATTAACATTATTAGGTGAAATTTCTTCTGTTGCTATTTATCCATTACGTCATAAGGTAAATTATGTCTAG
- a CDS encoding ABC transporter permease subunit encodes MSRVTKLVNAIVSCFNKLHSNVYLIISFYGILAIAFVALSTKWFFHAHLNSIYPASLPPAWWANGDLNHILGTNAKGQDIFDYLLIGYRSTISMTLKAVFYVIIFGGIINYLMFFISFLRPLILFIFKFCMVVPPLLGVIAISMILEDDITNILLVIGLSYTPRFIYNIHQQAINEWHKTYITAYRLDGLSPLSIFNHYILPNILPMYLTEIASLFGSIILAITTITFLGFANDVSRPDLGMMMFKMKDIIGTNYLAFLSPGLAVVVTITLVYLFNFGLYGQRAGH; translated from the coding sequence ATGTCTAGGGTAACTAAACTAGTAAATGCTATTGTATCTTGCTTTAATAAGCTACACAGTAATGTTTATTTAATTATTAGCTTTTATGGTATTTTAGCAATTGCATTTGTAGCATTATCGACTAAATGGTTTTTTCATGCTCATTTAAATTCTATTTATCCGGCTTCATTACCACCAGCTTGGTGGGCGAATGGTGATTTAAATCATATTTTAGGTACTAATGCCAAAGGACAAGATATTTTTGATTATTTACTGATCGGATATCGCTCGACCATATCCATGACATTAAAAGCCGTATTTTATGTCATTATTTTTGGTGGGATAATTAATTATTTGATGTTCTTTATATCTTTTTTGCGTCCGCTAATTCTATTTATTTTTAAGTTTTGTATGGTTGTGCCACCGCTACTAGGCGTCATTGCAATTAGTATGATATTAGAAGATGATATTACCAACATATTATTAGTGATTGGATTATCTTATACACCACGCTTTATCTATAATATTCATCAACAAGCGATTAATGAATGGCATAAAACTTACATTACAGCTTACCGATTGGATGGGTTATCACCGTTATCAATTTTTAATCACTACATTTTACCTAATATTTTACCCATGTATTTGACCGAAATTGCCTCATTATTTGGTTCGATCATTTTGGCCATTACTACCATAACTTTTCTAGGTTTTGCAAATGACGTTTCACGTCCCGATTTAGGTATGATGATGTTCAAAATGAAAGATATTATCGGTACTAATTATTTAGCTTTTCTATCGCCAGGATTGGCTGTAGTTGTTACTATAACTTTGGTCTATTTATTCAATTTTGGATTATATGGCCAACGAGCAGGGCATTAA
- the sapD gene encoding putrescine export ABC transporter ATP-binding protein SapD, protein MALLDIRNLTIEFITPDGLLRAIDRVNLKLSEGEIRGLVGESGSGKSLIAKAILGVTNHNWKISADRFHFDDIDLLKLSPKQRRKVISDNVSMIFQEPQSCLDPSMKIGQQLINAIPRRTFKGHWWQRLFWRKHRAIELLHRVGIKDHKEILKSYPFELTEGECQKVMIAIALANRPKLLIADEPTNSMEATTESQIFRLLASMNQNIGTTILLISHDLQMVTRWTDRISVLYCGQTVEVADSEDLIKSPYHPYTQALIYAIPDFGKAMPHKSPLNTLPGVIPSLEHLPIGCRLGPRCPYAQKKCIEAPELRPIKDHSVACHFPLNTDE, encoded by the coding sequence ATGGCTTTGTTAGATATTCGAAATTTAACCATAGAATTTATTACGCCTGATGGTTTGTTACGAGCAATCGATCGTGTAAACTTAAAGCTATCTGAAGGTGAAATTCGTGGTTTAGTTGGAGAGTCAGGTTCAGGAAAAAGTCTTATTGCTAAAGCCATTTTAGGGGTGACTAATCATAATTGGAAGATTTCGGCTGATCGCTTTCATTTTGATGATATTGATCTATTAAAACTTTCTCCTAAACAGCGTCGAAAAGTGATTAGTGATAATGTATCTATGATATTTCAAGAACCGCAATCATGTTTAGATCCTTCAATGAAAATAGGTCAACAGTTAATAAATGCTATTCCAAGAAGAACATTTAAAGGGCATTGGTGGCAAAGATTATTTTGGCGCAAACATCGTGCCATTGAATTGTTGCATCGGGTGGGAATTAAAGACCATAAAGAAATATTAAAATCTTATCCATTTGAATTGACTGAAGGAGAGTGCCAGAAAGTAATGATTGCTATTGCACTGGCTAATCGACCCAAATTATTAATTGCAGATGAACCCACTAATTCAATGGAGGCAACAACCGAATCACAAATATTTAGGCTTCTTGCGAGTATGAATCAAAATATTGGAACCACAATTCTTCTTATCAGTCATGATTTACAAATGGTGACACGATGGACTGATCGTATTAGTGTATTGTATTGTGGCCAAACGGTGGAAGTTGCTGATAGTGAAGATTTAATTAAATCCCCTTATCATCCTTATACTCAAGCTTTGATTTATGCTATTCCTGATTTTGGAAAAGCGATGCCCCATAAAAGCCCACTCAATACTTTACCCGGAGTTATTCCATCTCTTGAGCATTTACCGATAGGTTGCCGGTTAGGACCCCGTTGTCCTTATGCTCAAAAGAAGTGTATCGAAGCACCTGAGTTAAGACCGATAAAAGATCACTCAGTAGCTTGCCATTTTCCGTTAAATACTGATGAGTAG